A stretch of DNA from Bactrocera neohumeralis isolate Rockhampton chromosome 6, APGP_CSIRO_Bneo_wtdbg2-racon-allhic-juicebox.fasta_v2, whole genome shotgun sequence:
TTTTTCGTGCAATAATTTTCAATGCTGTGCTCGCACAGATTGTTGGTTACGAATACGTGGCCCTGAATTGCCCTGCATATCAAGGTCTCTATTCATTGTTGGACAACCAGTACCACAGTTGCAAGGGCCACCAACGTCTTCAAATTTAGGTATGTGATTAACGCATATTAACTTATTTAACTAGTCTTATTCCTTTTTGTGTCGGTTTGTTCAAAATATATTCGAAATCCAAAATGTGAAAATGCTCGTCCTTTAAAAAACGATTTCTGTTaagtattattttcttatttgtaaaaatcattattttccaCAGTTCATCTCATTTACATCGTAATATTTTCCTTCCAGCATTTCGATATACAAGACCTACAGAAATTATTCAGGAAGatataaatttgaaacaatTACTTCTTTCGGATACCACAATACAATGCTCTCCTCTTCATCTGCGCCAGTTACTAAGGCTCTATAAAATTGATGTTCTCTCTCCAGCGCATATtctatttttgcttgtttacctTATTGCATTGGAGTGTGGTTTTGTGCCGAGACAtctatttaagaaattttgccGTGTGCTTTCGACAATTCCACCTTTCCTTACCTAtcactcaaaaaatgtattgtttCTAAGTAGGGAAAAGCCGATATATCAGTTTAAGAGCCCTCACGAGACATATTTTTCCATTGAGCTTCGTGTACTAAATCGAAATGTAAAGCATAGCTCTCTTAACTCAATACTTACGGCTCTTGTGAGTGGGGATTATCTACTTGTGACTTTAACGCCGACTACAACTACTTTGCGGGGCTTTAGTTCTTGTTTGTCAATTAACCGTTATATTATATCACATTTAACATTGCGTGAACCGATATCGCGATATTTTAGAAATCTTGATCAATTAACGGTAAAACTGCGGGACGAAGTTTTTATACCAGTTCGCAATGAGCAATTAGCATATTTGGGGGCGAGTCCTTATCCTTCAATTAATGGTCTGCCAGTGGAGAGTCGTGAGGTCCTCTACGGATATCTAAATGAAacagatttgaaaaatttgtctcaaatgTCGAAACAATTTTATGCAGAAATTGAAAAGAGAAACATGGAGAGCTACAAAGAGGGCATCCTCAATGGACCTAACGAACAGACCGATTTCGAAGAAAGCGTTTTGGAAAAACATAACagtaaaaacatatttgtttgatgaagtttttatgaaaatagctgcaaattaaaataattggcTGTTTTAGTAAATCttcaattttgaatatatatcgATATTATGATATACTatttaaataactgtaaaataaatttatattgtgGACTAAAATCTTATACTACAAGTTCAAAATCGTTTACATATGGTTTCTAGGTATGTTTTAGAAAACATCTTGGCATATCTCCCTTAAAAGTAGCTTTAATAgatttatatttgtgtataatatttgtgtatatagaAACTTGTATGGCAAATACTGAAATCgtatttcgaaattcgaatatgaAACAGTAAGTTCGAATAATAATTGGATTGGCAACCCAATCGCGTTTGAATTGTCAAACGTATTCCTTGATTGTCAATTTAGCACAGCTGAGTTCATTTGGAAactatgtatatgaaataatcATTATAATATAATTCTATTTATTGGGTTACGACCATTTTTCAATGCGaatgaaaaaatatctaaagcCAATTGGTCTAACTTAGGGTTACAACTAAGAATTACTTTTAGAGAAAATTCGTTTAGCacatttttagtacaaaattgtgaaatagtTGACAAGTGAAAAAGTGTAAAGTGGCAGCGCTTTTTTGTAGGGCAGTACATCCATAGAATGTTCATTAATTCGGGAAAAACATTTCATGAGTAAAGGTAAACACTTCGTAACACAATTTCATTAAGGTTTCAAAACAGTTCATTAGCAGCATAAAAGCCTAAAATTAGGGTGACCACAATGATTAAAATCATGTGGAAAGTAAGAAGGTGAATGCGTCATAATGTGGCTAATATGCATTTGTGAATATAGCTTTAATACTGTTTGGGAATTagtattttatatgtaaataatagttTAATACACACTATAAATGtttatgcatatgtgtgcattaatatatgtatatgctttgtGCGCTTCTAACAATAGGAAATTGGCTAAGTCATTTGCTATCAATCTTTATTTTCCATGTGAGGAATACAAAATGTTTCCTATTACAatgtacacacatgcatacttatgtacatgcaaacatacatgtacatctgtatatacatacatacatatatccataacATCATATGGTCGATCGCTGAGGGAATTCACGATTGGTTCAAATTCCTCTGCGTTCACAATAGAGCTCATTCACCAATCTCGGCATTACTACcgtgcatatatatttacatacatatattatccctcaaatacaatttaaaaatatttgaaaatatttgttatcattAATCAAAGCTGTACTCAGACCACTTTCATAAATTAATCCCATCATATAACGATAAATTAAGGTTCAATAGCTTATAgcggaaattaaataaacaaacggTTGAATGGAGATCATTAGTTCTATTTTAGGTTGATGGGAGATGCTTATATAAGCAAAATAGGTATGAGCTTCTGCAGCTTTTCATATTCTATAGGCACgtttttctaaatataaaaaattagtaaaatcttcaaatttataatataaaaataatgtagaagacgcacacaaaaataaaaataatttctattttataatataattacagAAAATGGAAGGGAACGAGCACGATGACGCGAAAAAATCATTGCTGGAGAGTCTGAACGATCTTTATAAGTTATCTGAAAATAAAGTACTGTCTCAGGCGCATTGCTTATTTATGACCATCTACGTTATTGCCCTGCAAACGGGATTTATACCGCAAAGTTTTATTCTTAATCGACTAAAGGGTTTAGTGCCCCTTGACTCTTGGTCTACAACTCATAAAAGCAATGTGAAAATCTGTTGTAGCCAACCGCCATCGTATCATCGCGATTCCCCGCATGAAActtatttttcagaaaattttatttcagctTTAAAATCCGAGGAGGAGAATAAATTGAAATCTCAATTAATCGCATTAGTCACGGGTGACTTTATGATGCTTACCTTGTCGCCACATCCATCGACAAACTTGCTGGGGCGCAGCAGTTGTCTGTCCATCGGACGTTACGTTATAGATCAGTCGGAAGGTAAGACCAGCCTAGACAGCTGTTATCAAAAGTTAGATCAGTTGCAAAATCAACTGCGCAATGAATTATTTGTGCCGATGCGCGTGGATCAGCTGACCCTGTTAGGCGCCTTTCCATTGCCAAGTTTTATGGGAATTCCGCGAGAGCTTCGCATCGAAATCTACAAGCATTTAAACTCTAAGGAACTGCACAAGCTCAAGCGGGTTAGTAAAGAAATCCTCTtggaaataaaaacatttagaaataaaatttaaactggCGAATTTTGAAACATTCAAAGTACAAGTGATAGAAAGTAACTGTAATACAATATTCAAttcttttacaataaaaatttgttaaatatagagcggaaatatttaaattttttatacttttatttgtggtatatgcacatatgcatacatacatttatgggataagtatacatatgtataacatatgCAGGCAAAATTCCACTTCACATTATGTTCTCTGAGCTGTTAATTATGAAGAGttgttttttgattaaaatttgaacataaccttcttTAGTGAAATATGTTACATGGTCTACTAGAGTCAAAAGCTCTGCCGTGGCAGTGTTGCTGCGCTTCTGTGAATGTTTACACAAATACAAGCGCATGTGTTATCATTCAACCTTCATTAAAACACGTCTGGGCAATAAAATGTGATATCCTTATCATCAGCGTCGTTACCGATTTGTGATAATGCTTTCGGTTTCTTGCAGTTTGTGTCACAATTTCCGGCCAAAGTCATCGTGACGAGAGTGTGTGTGCGAGCGCAATTTTAAGAGCGAGCGAGCGAGCTTTTCTGAGAAAGCACTGTAGATTGTTGAGAGCCAatgccaacaataacaattagCATTGGCGTATTTGTGTGTTAGCGAAAGTTCATTCACCCATACATTAGTCCCACTTATCTGATTCTGTTTTGTCTCATTAGTGCAACTCTGTTCCCTTTATTTTGAATGTCAGTTCTCGAATGAGGACCCCTTTGTAGTTTTACACGCTGTTTGCAGCACCAGAAACCATATAGTCGTTATTATTGGGTTTgttcttacatatatgtatgtttgtatgtagataGTGGGAGCACATGGTTTTCTAGATGgactttgtaatttttgtagACGTAAAAATGATACTCAACTGGATTTCTGATT
This window harbors:
- the LOC126762404 gene encoding protein nutcracker-like; amino-acid sequence: MEGNEHDDAKKSLLESLNDLYKLSENKVLSQAHCLFMTIYVIALQTGFIPQSFILNRLKGLVPLDSWSTTHKSNVKICCSQPPSYHRDSPHETYFSENFISALKSEEENKLKSQLIALVTGDFMMLTLSPHPSTNLLGRSSCLSIGRYVIDQSEGKTSLDSCYQKLDQLQNQLRNELFVPMRVDQLTLLGAFPLPSFMGIPRELRIEIYKHLNSKELHKLKRVSKEILLEIKTFRNKI
- the LOC126762403 gene encoding protein nutcracker-like encodes the protein MERRNFSCNNFQCCARTDCWLRIRGPELPCISRSLFIVGQPVPQLQGPPTSSNLAFRYTRPTEIIQEDINLKQLLLSDTTIQCSPLHLRQLLRLYKIDVLSPAHILFLLVYLIALECGFVPRHLFKKFCRVLSTIPPFLTYHSKNVLFLSREKPIYQFKSPHETYFSIELRVLNRNVKHSSLNSILTALVSGDYLLVTLTPTTTTLRGFSSCLSINRYIISHLTLREPISRYFRNLDQLTVKLRDEVFIPVRNEQLAYLGASPYPSINGLPVESREVLYGYLNETDLKNLSQMSKQFYAEIEKRNMESYKEGILNGPNEQTDFEESVLEKHNSKNIFV